In one window of Oryzias melastigma strain HK-1 linkage group LG5, ASM292280v2, whole genome shotgun sequence DNA:
- the myog gene encoding myogenin yields the protein MELFETNPYFFPDQRFYEGGDSYFPSRLPGAYDQTGYQDRNSMMGLCGSLPGGVGAPATEDKSSPSSLSPHSESHCPGQCLPWACKLCKRKTVTMDRRRAATLREKRRLKKVNEAFDALKRSTLMNPNQRLPKVEILRSAIQYIERLQALVSSLNQQDTETGQQGLHYRPSPAQPRVSSSSEPSSGSTCCSSPEWSSTPEQCPQSYSSEDLLSVADSPEQRNMRSLTSIVEGISAADGPVTFSVDIPK from the exons ATGGAGCTTTTCGAGACCAATCCTTACTTTTTCCCTGACCAGCGCTTCTATGAAGGAGGGGACAGCTACTTCCCCTCTCGCCTGCCCGGGGCTTATGACCAAACTGGGTACCAGGACAGAAACTCCATGATGGGGTTGTGCGGGAGCCTCCCTGGAGGCGTTGGGGCGCCCGCCACTGAGGACAAATCATCTCCATCCAGCCTGTCACCTCACTCTGAGTCTCACTGCCCCGGCCAGTGCCTGCCCTGGGCCTGTAAGCTGTGCAAAAGAAAGACGGTGACGATGGACCGCCGAAGAGCAGCCACGCTGAGGGAGAAGAGACGCCTAAAGAAGGTGAACGAGGCCTTCGATGCTCTGAAGAGGAGCACCCTGATGAACCCCAACCAGAGGTTGCCCAAGGTGGAGATCTTGCGGAGCGCCATCCAGTACATTGAAAGGCTGCAGGCTTTGGTGTCCTCCCTGAACCAGCAGGACACAGAGACGGGACAGCAGGGACTGCACTACCGACCCAGCCCGGCCCAGCCACGA GTGTCATCGTCAAGCGAACCCAGCTCAGGCAGCACCTGCTGCAGCAGCCCGGAGTGGAGCAGCACTCCCGAGCAGTGCCCGCAGAGCTACAGCAGCGAGG ATCTTCTGAGTGTCGCCGACTCTCCAGAGCAGAGGAACATGCGCTCCTTGACTTCTATCGTGGAGGGCATCTCTGCAGCTGATGGACCTGTCACCTTTTCTGTGGACATTCCCAAATAG